One Chloroflexota bacterium genomic window carries:
- a CDS encoding YhfC family intramembrane metalloprotease: MLYLIYPLNALLMMALGVGLGLFLARRLNLRWGLFGVGAVTFVASQVVHIPLNYGLTWLFANHVLPGPPAEWQLLFNVTVLGLTAGLCEETARYAVYRWWIRSARTWREALMFGAGHGGIEAIL; this comes from the coding sequence ATGCTGTACCTGATCTATCCTCTCAACGCTTTGCTAATGATGGCCCTGGGGGTCGGGTTGGGCCTGTTCTTGGCCCGGCGCCTCAATTTGCGCTGGGGGCTGTTCGGCGTAGGGGCGGTGACGTTTGTGGCTTCGCAGGTGGTTCACATTCCGCTCAACTACGGACTGACCTGGCTGTTTGCCAACCATGTCCTGCCCGGCCCGCCAGCCGAGTGGCAACTATTGTTCAATGTCACCGTCCTCGGCCTGACTGCCGGACTGTGCGAGGAGACGGCCCGCTACGCCGTTTACCGCTGGTGGATCAGGTCGGCGCGAACGTGGCGCGAGGCGCTGATGTTCGGGGCCGGGCATGGCGGCATCGAGGCCATTCTC
- a CDS encoding GntR family transcriptional regulator yields the protein MLIRLDPRSGEPIYLQITAQVKHLIATGNLKPNAQLPTVRQLAIELRLNPNTVARAYTQLAEEGVISTQQGRGTYVLDHPPPADQRKLRREKLIAVTDSFLREVERLGYTPDELEKMWSDRFSVWQRARVKGN from the coding sequence ATGCTCATTCGTCTCGACCCGCGAAGCGGGGAACCCATCTACCTGCAAATCACGGCGCAAGTCAAACATCTGATTGCAACCGGCAATCTCAAGCCGAACGCTCAACTGCCCACCGTGCGCCAGCTTGCCATTGAACTGCGTCTCAACCCAAATACAGTCGCCAGGGCGTATACCCAGTTGGCCGAAGAAGGGGTGATCTCCACCCAACAGGGTCGCGGTACCTACGTGCTTGATCATCCCCCGCCCGCCGACCAGCGCAAATTGCGCCGCGAGAAGCTGATCGCGGTGACTGACTCGTTCTTGCGCGAAGTTGAGCGCCTGGGTTACACACCCGACGAACTTGAGAAGATGTGGAGCGACCGTTTTTCGGTCTGGCAACGGGCGCGAGTGAAAGGAAACTAA
- a CDS encoding MFS transporter, giving the protein MKKLPRNVWAVTLTSFLTDVSSEMIVYLLPLFLANVLGVRTNVIGLIEGLAETTASLLKLFSGWLSDRLRSRKWITVAGYSLSALAKPFLLIANSWGAVLAVRLADRTGKGIRNSPRDALIADSIDETQRELAFGLHRAGDTAGAALGLLIALIAVTLSQRGRVTLSANTFHLLVAISIVPAALGVLALIVGAKDVPLKPDGKLPKLSLAGFDNRFKYFLLVVLIFTLGNSSDAFLVLRAQERGMSVSTIMTMILSFNILYALLSGPAGRLSDRVGRQRLIIAGWAVYGLVYLGFALAGAGWQVFGLYILYGAYYGLTEGVSKAFIADLVAPEQRGTAYGLYNAVVGVAALPASFAAGLLWQGAGSFSGFGPGAPFLFGAILALAAAVMLSVGLRPARR; this is encoded by the coding sequence ATGAAAAAACTCCCCCGCAACGTGTGGGCCGTCACCCTCACCAGCTTCCTCACCGACGTTTCCAGCGAAATGATCGTTTACCTCCTGCCGCTCTTCCTGGCCAACGTACTGGGCGTGCGGACGAATGTCATCGGCTTAATCGAAGGACTGGCCGAGACAACGGCCAGCCTGCTCAAGCTATTTTCCGGCTGGCTCTCCGACAGGCTTCGCAGTCGCAAGTGGATCACGGTCGCCGGCTACAGCCTCTCGGCGTTAGCCAAGCCGTTTCTGCTCATTGCCAACAGTTGGGGCGCGGTGCTGGCGGTGCGCCTGGCCGACCGCACAGGCAAAGGCATTCGCAACTCGCCGCGCGACGCCCTCATCGCCGACTCGATTGACGAAACTCAGCGCGAGCTGGCGTTCGGTTTGCACCGCGCCGGTGACACGGCGGGCGCGGCGCTTGGCTTGCTCATCGCTCTGATCGCCGTCACCCTCAGCCAGCGTGGCAGGGTCACACTTTCAGCCAACACGTTCCATCTGCTTGTTGCCATCAGCATCGTCCCGGCCGCCCTCGGTGTGCTGGCCCTCATCGTCGGCGCCAAGGATGTGCCGCTCAAGCCCGACGGCAAGCTTCCCAAACTCTCGCTGGCCGGTTTCGACAATCGCTTCAAGTACTTCCTGCTTGTCGTGCTCATCTTCACCCTCGGCAACTCGTCCGACGCCTTTCTGGTTCTGCGGGCGCAGGAGCGCGGCATGTCGGTCTCGACGATCATGACGATGATCCTCTCGTTCAACATTTTGTACGCCCTTCTCTCCGGCCCGGCGGGCAGGCTCTCCGACCGTGTTGGTCGGCAACGGCTCATCATCGCCGGTTGGGCCGTGTACGGTTTGGTCTATCTCGGCTTTGCGCTGGCCGGGGCAGGCTGGCAAGTCTTCGGGCTGTACATCTTGTATGGAGCCTACTATGGCCTCACCGAGGGCGTGAGCAAAGCATTCATTGCCGACCTGGTTGCGCCGGAACAGCGGGGAACGGCTTATGGGCTGTACAATGCCGTGGTCGGGGTGGCGGCTCTACCGGCGAGTTTCGCGGCCGGATTGTTGTGGCAGGGCGCCGGATCGTTTAGCGGATTCGGCCCGGGCGCCCCATTCCTCTTCGGCGCGATCCTGGCATTGGCCGCCGCTGTCATGTTGAGCGTTGGATTACGCCCTGCCCGCCGTTAA
- a CDS encoding slipin family protein has protein sequence MKTKFTGTDPFQTRQINPVSFALFLVFMAGSILAAIAMDGRVNDFIIGAVVFGSITTGFCLLFALKIANQWEKAMVLRFGKFRGLRGPGLFWVVPLVDTIPTWIDHRVTVTPFNAEKTLTRDTVPVDVDAVLFWIVWDAEKAALEVKDYQAAISWSAQTALRDIIGKMMLADILVGREAIDAELQKIIDERTTPWGITVQSVEIRDIIIPAVLEDVMSRQAQAERERQARVILGESEKQIAESFAEASKAYANNPTALHLRAMNMLFEGLKEKGALVIVPSSAVDTMNLGGLSGMVALAKSQDAKGDAAS, from the coding sequence ATGAAAACAAAATTTACAGGAACCGATCCGTTTCAAACTCGGCAGATCAATCCCGTGTCGTTTGCCCTGTTTCTGGTATTTATGGCCGGCAGTATCCTTGCCGCCATTGCGATGGATGGCCGGGTGAATGACTTCATCATTGGCGCGGTTGTGTTTGGGTCTATCACAACTGGGTTCTGCCTTCTGTTTGCCTTGAAGATCGCCAACCAGTGGGAGAAGGCGATGGTGTTACGCTTCGGCAAGTTCAGGGGCTTGCGCGGGCCGGGCCTGTTCTGGGTCGTGCCGCTCGTTGATACTATTCCGACCTGGATTGATCATCGCGTGACCGTCACGCCGTTCAATGCCGAGAAGACGCTAACTCGCGATACAGTTCCCGTTGATGTAGACGCCGTGCTGTTCTGGATAGTGTGGGATGCCGAAAAAGCGGCGCTGGAAGTGAAGGACTATCAGGCCGCCATCTCGTGGTCGGCCCAGACTGCCCTGCGCGACATCATCGGCAAGATGATGCTGGCCGACATTCTGGTAGGCCGCGAGGCGATTGACGCCGAATTGCAAAAGATCATTGACGAGCGCACCACGCCCTGGGGCATCACTGTGCAATCAGTGGAGATTCGGGACATCATCATCCCAGCGGTGCTGGAAGACGTGATGAGCCGCCAGGCTCAGGCCGAGCGCGAGCGACAGGCCCGCGTCATCCTCGGCGAGTCCGAGAAGCAGATCGCCGAAAGTTTTGCCGAGGCTTCCAAAGCGTATGCCAACAACCCGACTGCTTTGCATTTGCGGGCGATGAACATGCTCTTTGAAGGCTTGAAGGAAAAGGGCGCGCTGGTCATCGTCCCCTCGTCGGCAGTGGACACGATGAACCTGGGCGGGCTGAGCGGGATGGTGGCGCTGGCCAAGTCACAGGACGCCAAAGGGGACGCCGCCTCGTGA
- the pdxS gene encoding pyridoxal 5'-phosphate synthase lyase subunit PdxS, which translates to MEKQTGTVAVKRGLAQMLKGGVIMDVVTPEHAKIAEDAGACAVMALERVPADIRAHGGVARMSDPEIILAIMDSVSIPVMAKCRIGHFVEAQVLEALGIDYIDESEVLTPADETHHVNKHEFKVPFVCGCRNLGEALRRIAEGAAMIRTKGEAGTGDVVEAVRHARSVLGEIRRLQTMADEELFTYSKEIGAPYDLVKETKELGRLPVVNFAAGGIATPADAALMMQLGVDGVFVGSGIFKSGNPAKRAKAVVEATTHFRDAHIVAEVSRNLGEPMVGRQVTDIPSTELLASRGW; encoded by the coding sequence ATGGAGAAGCAGACAGGAACAGTTGCCGTCAAGCGCGGCCTGGCGCAAATGCTGAAAGGCGGCGTGATCATGGACGTGGTGACGCCCGAACACGCGAAGATCGCCGAAGACGCCGGGGCGTGCGCAGTGATGGCTCTGGAGCGTGTGCCAGCCGATATTCGGGCGCACGGCGGCGTGGCTCGCATGAGCGACCCGGAGATCATTCTCGCCATCATGGACTCGGTGAGCATTCCGGTAATGGCCAAGTGCCGCATCGGCCACTTTGTAGAAGCGCAGGTGCTGGAGGCGCTCGGCATTGACTATATTGACGAGTCCGAAGTGCTCACGCCCGCCGACGAGACGCATCACGTGAACAAGCACGAGTTCAAAGTGCCGTTCGTGTGCGGTTGCCGCAACCTGGGCGAGGCCCTGCGGCGCATCGCCGAAGGCGCGGCCATGATTCGCACAAAAGGCGAAGCCGGAACCGGCGACGTGGTGGAAGCCGTGCGTCACGCCCGCTCGGTGCTGGGCGAGATTCGCCGACTGCAAACCATGGCCGACGAAGAACTGTTCACTTACTCGAAAGAGATCGGCGCGCCTTACGATCTGGTGAAGGAGACCAAAGAGTTGGGCCGCCTGCCCGTCGTCAACTTTGCCGCCGGTGGCATCGCCACCCCGGCCGACGCGGCGCTGATGATGCAGTTGGGCGTAGACGGCGTTTTCGTCGGGTCGGGCATTTTCAAGTCGGGCAACCCGGCGAAGCGGGCCAAGGCCGTTGTCGAGGCCACCACCCACTTCCGCGACGCGCACATTGTCGCCGAAGTGAGTCGTAACCTGGGCGAGCCGATGGTCGGCCGCCAGGTTACCGACATTCCAAGCACAGAATTGCTGGCAAGCAGGGGGTGGTGA